The nucleotide sequence CTTTGAGTTTGTAGTAGATTGGTTACAAAAAAGGGCATGTGCTAGGACTAGAGGACTAGGAACACCTCTCCCATGGGACAAGAAGTGGATTATTGAGAGTCTAAGTGACTCCACTATTTACATGGCATTCTACACCATAGCCCATAGACTCAAAGAACATAAACTAAAACCTTCTCAGCTCACCTATGAATTCTGGGAATATATAATGCTAGGAAATGGTAATCCAGATGAGATATCGAAAATTAGCGGAATCCCTGTTGAGGTCATAAAGGCAATGAGAGATGAGTTTCTGTATTGGTATCCATTAGATGTTAGACACAGTGGTAAAGATTTAGTACCTAATCATTTGTCATTCTTCATCTTTAATCACGCCGCCATATTTCCACATCAACTTTGGCCTAAGGGGATAGCAGTTAATGGCTTTGTATTATATGATGGTAAAAAGATGAGTAAATCCCTGAGAAATATAGTTCCGCTAAGGAAGGCAATTAGAATGTATAGTCCTGATGTGATAAGAATAGCCTTAACAACAAATGCTGATATAGGTTCAGACGTTAATTTCAGTGATAGCTATGCAAAATCCATTATCGATACTTTAAAGAACTATTATGATCTTCTAGAGAAGTTGAAGGAGTTTAAGGGCGAGGATGAAGGATTTCCTGAGAAGTGGTTAAAAAGTAAGTTCTATCAGATGGTAATCAATGTTACGCAGTACATGGACTCTCTAGATTTAAGGTCTTCGTCAAACGAAATTTTATACAATTTCTCGTCATACATTAATGAATACTTCGAACTCGTTAGATCTGAGGGCAGAGAACCTAACGGTAAGCTCCTAAGCCAGATATTACAGATATGGATTAAACTGCTTTCTCCATTTGCGCCTCACTTTGCAGAGGAATTATGGCATAAAATAGGGAAAAATACACTAGTGAGCTTAGAGAGTTGGCCAATAATAGATCAATCCAATGTGGACTTGTTTATTGACTTAACTCATACGTATCACAGAAAATTATTAAACGACATACAGGCTATATTGAGCGTATACAAGGATACCCCAAAGAGCATAAAGATATTTGTGGCTAATAAGGAATTTCTAAACGTCTTGAGGGATGCCATAAATATAGTCCAAAAGGGCGGTCAATTAAGACAGCTAATGGAGATACATAAACCTAAAGGCAAGCAAGATGCCAGGTTATATCAAAAAATCTATGAGGAAGCGAGAGAGATTGATGACGATATGAAGAAATTAGTCACTAACTTCGACTTTGACGAAAAGGATCTTTTGGATAAGGGACTCAAATATCTATCTTACAAGCTGGGTATAAAGGAAATAAGGATACTAGACGCATCAGAAATGGATAGAACCAAGTACAATAAGGACGCTCTACCTCTTAGACCAGCCATAATCATTGAGTGACACTATCCCTTCCTTTATCTCTACAGCACCAATAGTTTTCAGGAAATATAGTTTATTCCTAACCTCCTCCCTGCTGGAATTTGTTTTATGTGCTATTATTTGAACTATCTCCCTCATGCTCATTTGTTGGTACTCTCTTAGAAGTTTTAGTATCTCGTTCTCCACATCTCCTATTTGTTCCTCTTTTATCGTGTAATCATTAAGGACTCTAAACAAATGTAAAACGTTATTATTTATTTTCATTTTGTAGAGATTTTCACCTAATTTGTCTATCTGTATCATTCTAACCCCTAGTTTTAATTTCTTTGATGATATAATAACTGTAAATTTCACAGGTACTTCTTTCTCGTCTTCAGCTTCATAAACAATCACTTCACTTTTTTCATTGCATACTGAATGAAAATCCGGTGGTAAAACGTCAGGTTTAATTTTCTCTAGGTTAACAATACATATTTCTTTACCCATAGACCTTAAATGTTTAATTAAGTTGAGCAGAATCACTATTTTTACGTTGTTATAGTAACTAAATATCAATGAAGGCTCTTCTAATATTTCCTGGACTATATTAATCATGTCCGAAGGATTATCTGATATAAGGTAAAATTTATTTTTCACTGTCTCGTGTGTTTAATAGGGTCATTTATTGCACCAACCGATGTTTCAAAGTTAATATATCCGTGGTTAATTGAAGCAGAAGATTACGCATTTGATGATATAAAAGATGGTATAAGACTACATCTTAATGAATCCCCATATCCACCTCCCTTACATATTATACAGGCTGTGGAAAAATATCTAATTTATGGAAACCGCTATCAGCACCCTGAACTTACAGAGAGGTTAAGACGTTTAGCTGCGGAGTATACAAAAGTTGAACCAGAGAACATTTATCCTACGCCTGGTGGGGACGGTGCGATAAGATCTGTATTTTACAATCTAGTTCAACCTGGAGACAAGGTTGTGTTCAACTATCCATCATATAGCATGTATAATATTTACGCTTCTGTGCGCGGACTAAAGAAAGCTAAAATAAATTTAATTGAGGATGGAGACTGGTGGAAAGAAGATAATGAGAAATTGCTAAATGAGAGTAAAGACGCTAGACTTGTCGTCATAGATAATCCTAATAATCCCACAGGTTCTCCAATGTTGTCTGAAGATGTGTTAAAGGAGTTACTTGAAACTGTAAAAGGCTTCGTTATGATCGACGAGGCATACTTTGAATTTTATGGCAAGAGCTTCTCCAGGCTCATCTACGATTATCCTAACTTGATGATAGTCAGGACGTTAAGCAAAGCATTTTCACTTGCTTCATTTAGAGTAGGCTATTTGATAGCAAATAAGGACGTCATTAAGGTACTAATGAAACCTTCAACACCTTTTGATATCTCGCTTCCAGGCTTAATAGCGGGGATAACTGCACTTGAGGATCCTTCTTATACAAAACATGTTGTGGCTGAAGTATCTAAAAACAGGGAATATCTATTATCAGAATTAAGAAGATTAGGTCTAAAAGTGTATAACTCTTTCACAAACTTTGTTTTCGTAAAAGACAACAGGAACCTGTTAAGTTTTCTTATGGCTAAAAGGATAGCTATAAGGAAACCAGTCTCAGGATATTACCGTATATCTGTAGGTAGTGAAAGTGATTGTGAAGCTTTAATAAAAGCATTAGGTGAGTTAGTTGAAACTGGCAATTCCTAATAAGGGAAGATTACAGCAACCAGTACTCCAATTTCTAAATTATGTAGGGATAAGACCTTTATCTTCAGACGAGAGAGCTCTGATAATACCAACTAATTGGGAAGGAATACAATTAGTAATGTTAAGGACAGAGGATATACCAAGTCTCGTAGAAGCTGGTGCTGCAGATATTGGAATTACTGGATATGATTATGTATTAGAGTCAGGTGCAAACGTGGATGAGTTAATAAGGTTAGATTTCGGAAAAGCCAAAATAGTGCTAGCAGTACCACTTTCCTGGGATTATAATTCTCCTGATCAAATAAAACAAGAGATAAGGATAGCCACTAAATATTACAACTTAGCTAAAAAATATATAACAGAAAAAGGGATTCCCGCAAAGGTAGTCAAGATAAGTGGTGCTGCAGAGGTCATTCCATCATTAGGGGCAGCGGACGCAATTATAGACGTAATGAGTACCGGAACTACACTTAAATTACATGGTTTAAAACCACTAGATACTGTTTTAGAAACTCAGGCAGTAGTTATTGGTAACAGATATTGGATGAAGAGTGATGAGGCTGACAAAATTAATCTAATGTTAACGATGATGAAGGGAGCTCTTTATGCTAGAAATAAGAAAATGATATTTATGAATGTGCCAGATAGTAAATTAAACAATGTTATACAGTCATTACCAGCTATGCTATCACCAACTCTTTCTAAACTAGCTAAAGGCGATGCATGGGAAGTGATCACAGTAATAGATGGTGATAAATTACCAGAAATTATAGCAAAAGTTGTGGCTAATGGTGCCCGAGACATAGTGGTAGTAGATATAGAAAAGGTGATAAAGTGATGAAAGTTATGCCCAGCATAGATATCAGTAACAAAGTAGCTGTGAAAAGAATTCGCGGAAAGGGCGGTTCAGGGATAATATTGGGGGATCCATTGAAGATAGCTAAAGAAATCATTTCAGAAGGGTACGACGCAATTCATATTGTGGATCTTGACGCAGCAGAAGGTCTAGGAGATAATAAAGATATTATCAAGCAGATATGCACATTAGGTTTCTCGTGGACTCAAGTTGGAGGAGGAGTAAGAAAATTAGAGATTGCTAAAGATATTCTTGAATATTGTTCTTCAATAGTTGTTTCTACTCTTCCTATAACTAACAGACAAGAATATGATAAGATTATTTCAGGTGTTGGGGTTGATAAAGTATTTTTGTCAATTGACTATGACGATAATGGCTATGTGCTCATAAAAGGATGGAAAGAGAAAAGTGTGAAAGTAAGTGACCTATTAGATTTAGAGTCTGGGGGTGTAATATTTACTTACATACCCAATGAGGGCACAAAGGGAGGGATAGATAATAATGTGGTTGAATATGTGAAGAGTGTGAAGAAAATTAAGGAATATGCTGGTGGTATTGGTAGTTTGGATGATCTTCTTAAACTAAAATCATTTGGGTTCGATTATAGTATAATAGGAATGAGCTTTTATAATGGGACATTGAGAGGTATCAGATTTGTCTAGGAGTATAAGTAAACTAAGGGAAACAAAGGAGACTAAGGTAGAGATATTCTTAGATATAGACAATAAGGGAGAAATAGAGGTCTCTACGCCTGTGAACTTCTTCAATCATATGCTTTACACGTTACTATATTACATGAACTCTACAGCCAAGGTGAATGTTGTGGATAGACAGAACTATGACGATCATCATGTGGTTGAAGATACTGCCATAA is from Sulfolobus acidocaldarius DSM 639 and encodes:
- the hisC gene encoding histidinol-phosphate transaminase; translation: MCLIGSFIAPTDVSKLIYPWLIEAEDYAFDDIKDGIRLHLNESPYPPPLHIIQAVEKYLIYGNRYQHPELTERLRRLAAEYTKVEPENIYPTPGGDGAIRSVFYNLVQPGDKVVFNYPSYSMYNIYASVRGLKKAKINLIEDGDWWKEDNEKLLNESKDARLVVIDNPNNPTGSPMLSEDVLKELLETVKGFVMIDEAYFEFYGKSFSRLIYDYPNLMIVRTLSKAFSLASFRVGYLIANKDVIKVLMKPSTPFDISLPGLIAGITALEDPSYTKHVVAEVSKNREYLLSELRRLGLKVYNSFTNFVFVKDNRNLLSFLMAKRIAIRKPVSGYYRISVGSESDCEALIKALGELVETGNS
- the leuS gene encoding leucine--tRNA ligase, producing MKISEKWQKEWENKRVFDATPDPNKKKFFTTIAFPYPNSPFHLGHGRTYVTGDIYARYMRMRGYNVLFPMAFHYTGTPIIAMADDVAKGDKELIDIFKSIYEIPDDVISKLVDPLFMANYFKEEIKQAMKEIGLSIDWRREFTTIDPEFSSFIIWQFRKLQEKGFIVRDTHPVGWCPVHHIPVGMHDTKGDMEPEIGEFVLIYFDSDMGILPVATLRPETVFGAIAVWVNPHESYSIVEIDGKKYVMSEKASSKLSFQIDNLKVITVVKGSELVKHSAVNPITGKEVPIIGANFVDPLTGTGVVMSVPAHAPFDYFYLKKTKSELSIISVIRVEGMGETLAKDLVEKSNPQNDNDLKKLTEQVYRIEYNKGVMIDITKLVKPEYVEELKPLVNLPVPAARQKITEFITQKGLGRKIYEIMNRPVYCRCGNEVVVKILKDQWFLDYGNQEWKDLARKSIESIRFIPPEIKKDFEFVVDWLQKRACARTRGLGTPLPWDKKWIIESLSDSTIYMAFYTIAHRLKEHKLKPSQLTYEFWEYIMLGNGNPDEISKISGIPVEVIKAMRDEFLYWYPLDVRHSGKDLVPNHLSFFIFNHAAIFPHQLWPKGIAVNGFVLYDGKKMSKSLRNIVPLRKAIRMYSPDVIRIALTTNADIGSDVNFSDSYAKSIIDTLKNYYDLLEKLKEFKGEDEGFPEKWLKSKFYQMVINVTQYMDSLDLRSSSNEILYNFSSYINEYFELVRSEGREPNGKLLSQILQIWIKLLSPFAPHFAEELWHKIGKNTLVSLESWPIIDQSNVDLFIDLTHTYHRKLLNDIQAILSVYKDTPKSIKIFVANKEFLNVLRDAINIVQKGGQLRQLMEIHKPKGKQDARLYQKIYEEAREIDDDMKKLVTNFDFDEKDLLDKGLKYLSYKLGIKEIRILDASEMDRTKYNKDALPLRPAIIIE
- the hisA gene encoding 1-(5-phosphoribosyl)-5-((5-phosphoribosylamino)methylideneamino)imidazole-4-carboxamide isomerase; the encoded protein is MKVMPSIDISNKVAVKRIRGKGGSGIILGDPLKIAKEIISEGYDAIHIVDLDAAEGLGDNKDIIKQICTLGFSWTQVGGGVRKLEIAKDILEYCSSIVVSTLPITNRQEYDKIISGVGVDKVFLSIDYDDNGYVLIKGWKEKSVKVSDLLDLESGGVIFTYIPNEGTKGGIDNNVVEYVKSVKKIKEYAGGIGSLDDLLKLKSFGFDYSIIGMSFYNGTLRGIRFV
- the hisG gene encoding ATP phosphoribosyltransferase: MKLAIPNKGRLQQPVLQFLNYVGIRPLSSDERALIIPTNWEGIQLVMLRTEDIPSLVEAGAADIGITGYDYVLESGANVDELIRLDFGKAKIVLAVPLSWDYNSPDQIKQEIRIATKYYNLAKKYITEKGIPAKVVKISGAAEVIPSLGAADAIIDVMSTGTTLKLHGLKPLDTVLETQAVVIGNRYWMKSDEADKINLMLTMMKGALYARNKKMIFMNVPDSKLNNVIQSLPAMLSPTLSKLAKGDAWEVITVIDGDKLPEIIAKVVANGARDIVVVDIEKVIK